The following are from one region of the Mustela lutreola isolate mMusLut2 chromosome 9, mMusLut2.pri, whole genome shotgun sequence genome:
- the ITPRIPL1 gene encoding inositol 1,4,5-trisphosphate receptor-interacting protein-like 1 has protein sequence MALISLVFLAVMYVVHHPLMVSDRMDLDTLARSRQLEKRMSEEMRQLEIEFEERKRAAEQKQKAENFWRGDTSSDQLVLGKKDMGWPFQASGQEGPLSWMLGNLWNAGLFCLFLIFELLRQNMQHEPAFDSSSDDEEEEVRVVPVTSYNWLTDFPSREALDSFYKHYVQNVTRDLPCTCEFVESFVDDLIEACRALSRREAQPQLEDCLGIGAAFEKWGTLHETQKFDILVPIIPPQGTMFVLEMRDPALGCRCGCVLVESECVCKREKLLGDVLCLVHHHRDHSAILSKCSSSIKVALCTGSHLDVCKTIQWFRNMVGNAWALVAHKYDFKLSLPPSTNSCKLRLDYRSGRFLSIRLVLGVQREDTLVYLVSQAPDQEPLTSVDWPESFAACEHLFLKLVGRFAPENTCHLKCLQIILSLRDLQSLPQGASRPVLTSYHFKTALMHLLLRLPLTDWQHSMLSQRLQDILWFLGRGLQQRSLHHFLIGNTFLPLTIPIPKTFRSAEPVNLFQHLVLNPMAHSQAVEEFHNLLTQVKKLPCAPLAEAH, from the coding sequence ATGGCTCTGATAAGCCTCGTGTTCCTGGCAGTCATGTATGTAGTTCACCACCCCCTGATGGTCAGTGACCGGATGGACCTAGACACACTAGCTAGAAGTCGGCAGCTGGAGAAGCGGATGAGCGAGGAGATGCGCCAGTTGGAGATAGAGTTTGAAGAGAGAAAGCGAGCTgctgagcagaagcagaaggcagagaactTCTGGAGAGGAGACACCTCCAGTGACCAGTTAGTGCTAGGGAAGAAAGACATGGGGTGGCCATTCCAGGCCAGTGGCCAGGAGGGGCCGCTGAGCTGGATGCTGGGAAACCTGTGGAATGCTGGCctcttttgcctttttctcatCTTTGAGCTCCTGCGACAGAACATGCAGCATGAGCCAGCCTTTGATTCCAGCAGTGACGACGAGGAGGAGGAAGTCCGTGTTGTGCCTGTCACCTCCTACAACTGGCTCACTGACTTCCCCTCGCGGGAGGCCCTGGATTCCTTTTACAAACACTACGTCCAGAATGTCACCCGTGACCTGCCCTGCACCTGTGAGTTCGTGGAGAGCTTCGTGGATGACCTCATCGAGGCCTGTCGGGCGCTCAGCCGCCGGGAGGCTCAGCCACAGCTGGAGGACTGCCTGGGCATCGGGGCGGCCTTTGAGAAATGGGGAACCCTCCACGAGACCCAGAAATTTGATATTCTGGTACCCATCATTCCTCCGCAGGGCACTATGTTCGTGCTGGAGATGAGGGATCCGGCCCTCGGCTGCCGCTGCGGCTGTGTGCTCGTAGAGTCGGAATGTGTGTGCAAGCGCGAGAAGCTTCTGGGGGACGTGCTGTGCCTGGTGCACCACCACAGGGATCACTCGGCCATCTTGAGCAAGTGCAGCAGCTCCATCAAGGTGGCTCTGTGCACGGGCTCCCACCTGGACGTGTGCAAGACCATACAGTGGTTCCGGAACATGGTGGGCAATGCCTGGGCCCTTGTGGCCCACAAGTATGACTTCAAGCTCAGCCTCCCACCGTCCACCAACTCCTGCAAGCTCAGGCTGGACTACCGCTCAGGCCGCTTTCTCTCCATCCGCCTGGTCCTGGGGGTCCAACGGGAAGACACCCTGGTCTATCTGGTGAGTCAGGCTCCTGACCAGGAACCGCTCACCAGTGTGGACTGGCCCGAGTCCTTTGCAGCCTGTGAACACTTGTTCCTGAAGCTGGTCGGGCGTTTTGCTCCAGAGAACACCTGTCACCTCAAGTGCCTCCAGATCATCTTAAGTCTGCGGGACCTTCAGAGCTTACCTCAGGGAGCGTCCCGCCCGGTCCTTACCTCTTACCACTTCAAAACAGCCCTCATGCACCTGCTGCTGCGGCTGCCTCTGACCGACTGGCAGCACAGCATGCTGTCCCAGCGGCTGCAGGACATCCTCTGGTTCCTCGGCCGGGGCCTCCAGCAAAGGTCCCTCCACCATTTCCTCATTGGCAACACCTTCCTGCCCCTGACCATCCCGATCCCCAAGACGTTTCGGAGTGCCGAGCCCGTCAATCTCTTCCAGCACCTGGTGCTAAACCCCATGGCACACTCGCAGGCAGTGGAAGAATTCCACAACCTTCTGACCCAAGTGAAAAAGCTGCCCTGTGCCCCATTGGCGGAGGCACATTAA